Sequence from the Macaca fascicularis isolate 582-1 chromosome 16, T2T-MFA8v1.1 genome:
GGGTTTGGGTACCCTTGCGAAAGCCGGGgcagggtttctttctttctttctttctttttttttgagatggagcctcactctgtcgcccaggctggagtgcagtggcacgatctcggctcactgcaacctccgcctcccagattcaagagattctcctgcctcaccctcccgagtagctgggattacaggcgagcacgACCATgtccaactttttgtatttttagtagagatgaggttttaccatgttggccagggtggtctcaaacgcttgacctcaggtgatctgcccgcctcggcctcccaaagtgctggaattacaggcgtgagccacctcgcctggccgaATACTGAGTTTTTATAGAGCTCCAGCTGAGCAGGAGCCCGGGAGAACCTGGAATTAACCTCACTTCCGGTAAAGAGCCTAGCTAGTCACACTAACCAGCCCTCTGCCTCTAGGCTTTGTCTTGAGCTCATTTCGGCGAAACCGCGGTCTTTCCTTTTCCCCTTGATGCTTTCAGGTAGTGATTCACTTCCGCCCCCATCTTCCCCCATGGGGTTCACCCTAGATGAGCACTGAGGGCAGATTACCCTCCTGCAGTGCGTGTGTATGAAAAGCGAGTTGAGAGTCCTGACCAGCGCGGTGCTCACTAGTCGGGACGGCCTGAGACCGTGTCATGTCCTCCCCAGGTGAATCAACTTGCACAACTTGGGATTTCCCTCGTCCCTCCCTAGGCAAACACGAAACTAACTCTGCTGCCTTCTCCCAGGAGCGCTGGCCTCGGTCGTTTTGGTTGTGTTTATCGTTTGTGTGCCAAAGAGAACCCGATTTCTCCTGAAATAGCGTCACTCGTGGGCAAGAAGGGGGTCGATCCTCTTCCCACCCCCGCCCGGCCTGTGGGGTGCAACTCTCAGGAACGCGACATCCTTTTAGTCTAGCAAGCTTTACAAGGGCTGGGTATATGCTTGGGAGGGGCGGGTACCGTGCCCGCCATTGCGGGGCGCGCCCTATTTTCTTGCCCTATCCCTTGGACACTGCGTGGGGCAGGGTCGTGAGGGGAAAGGTGACGGCGTGTCGCAGCGGCAGGTGTGTGGTGCAGGCCCACAAATACGGACGCGTGGCGAAACCCACACCTAGCGCGCTGGCTCCGCCCCGCAAGCCGCTCGCCGTGAAGGGGCGGGGCCCAGAGTGGCTGGGTCCGCGCACGCGCCGCGGGGGAGACGGAAGTGAAACGCTAAGAAATGAGATGGAGAAGTACGAGCGGATCCGAGTGGTGGGGAGAGGTGCCTTCGGGTGAGCCAGGGCTCTGGGGGAGGAAACTGCTAAAGGATAGGGAAAATAAGCCCCAATTCTGCCCGCGAACTCGCCGCCCGCCTAGACCCGCCCCAAGGCGTGTACGCTACTCTGGGAAGCTCCGCCCAAGCTTCCGGTCCCTATCCCGCGGGGAGACTCCGCCTCTACGTGGGCCACGCCCCTGACAAGCCCATTGGCCCGCCCACTGAGTTCTGTTAGATTCTTTATTCATTGGTTTTACAAATACTGAGTGCCAGCTATGTATGTCAGGCTTTGGGCCCTGGGTATGCTGTTAGAACCGGAACAGGCGTGGTCTTTTCCCTCTTGGAACTTACTGACTATGGGAAAGTTatacaataaacaaaacattatGAATTAAGAAGTTATAGCAGTTATGAAGGGTTATTAGCAGGTTGTGAGGCTAGAGTACATTACCAGGGAGAATACTTATATGAGATGGTCAAGGAAGAATTCTCTGAGAAGggagattgattgattgattgattgattgatttttgagacagagtctccctctgtcacccaggctggaattcagtgtcgcgatctcggcacactgcaaccaccacctcccgggttcaagcaatcgttgtgcctcagcctccagagtagctaggattacaggcgtgcgccaccacgcccggctaaatttttttgaatttttttttttttttttttttttttgagacagagtctccctccctctgtcgccagactggagtgcagtgacgtgatctcggctcactgcaacctctgccccccggttcaagcgattctcctgcctcagcctcccgagtagctgggactacaggcacgcaccaccatgcccagctaattttttttgtatttttagtagagacggggtttcgccatgttggccaggctggtctcaaattcctgacctcaggtgatccgtccgccccagcctcccaaagtgctgggattacaggcgtgagtcaccgcgccaggCCAGAAGTGAGATTTAAGGCCAAGACTTGAGGAATGAGAACCAGTAGTCTGAAGGTGAAGTGAGAGCTTTTCAGGCAAAAGAAATAGCATATGTGAAATTTCTCACATGGGAAAACAGAGCattgaagaaactgagaaaaagaCTAGCATAGTTGGAATGTAGTGGGCAAGATAGAGAATGGTATGAAATGTAATTGTCGAGGGCGGGGACTAGATTATGGCCTGATAACCTGAGGTAAAAGGGTTCATTTGCCacaaagggttttgttttgtttttgtttttgagacggagacttgcactgtcgctcaggctagagttcagtggcacgatctcagttcactgcaacctccgccgcccaggttcaagcaattcttctgcctcagcctcctgagtagctgggactacagtcacacgccacaatgcctggctaattttttatttattgttattttattttatttttatttatttatttattttttgagacagagtctccctctgttgcccaggctggagtgcaatggcaccatctcggctcactgcaacccctgcctcctgggttcacaccattcttctgcccagcctcccgagcagctgtgactacaggcgcctgccaccatgcctggctaatttttttgtagtttttagtagagacggagtttcactatgttagccagtatggtctcgatctcctgacctagtgatctgcccgcctcagcctcccaaaatgctgggattacaggcgtgagccaccgtgcccggccccagttttcaggtttttttttgtttttttttttgtttttgagacggagtcttgctctgtcacctaggctggagggcagtggcgcaatctaggctcactgcaagctccgcctcccagtttctcgccattctactgcctcagtctcccgagtagctgggactacaggcgcctgccaccacgcctggctaattttttgtatttttagtagagagggggtttcaccatgttagccaggatggtaagatttttaaattacattctgGGActgggatggtggctcatgcctataatcccagcattttgggaggccgaggcgggaggatgtcttgaggccacaagttcaagaccaacctggccaacatagtgagactccatatctattaaaaaaagaaaaagaaacaaataaaaaataaatgtcattctgGTTGCCATGTAGAATTTAGATTTGAGGGTGACAGGAATGAAAGGGACCATTTTGGAGAGTTGTACAGTATTTTAGGGAAGAAATTAtgatgaggccgggcacggtggctcaagcctgtaatcccagcactttgggaggccgagatgggcagatcacgaggtcaggagatcgagactatcctggctaacacggtgaaaccctgtctctactacaaaaaaaaaaaatacaaaaaactagctgggcgaggtggcgggcacctgtagtcccagctactcgggaggctgaggcaggagaatggcatgaacccgggatgcggagcttgcagtgagctgagatccggtcactgcactccagcctgggtgacagagcgagactccgtctcaaaaaaaaaaaaaaaagaaattatgatgactatagggcaaGGGCTATAGAGAGGGTACAGAGAATTTGATGGATTTACAGTATTTTGGAggtagaaatgggattttctGATGTGCTTGTGTGAGATGGAGGAAAGATTCTagggtgattttcttttttcttttcttttcttttttttttttttttttttttgagacagagtcttgctctgtcccccaggctggagtgcagtggtgcaatctctgcttacagcaagctctgcctcccaggttcaggccattctgctgcctcagcctcctgagtagttgggattacaggcgcctaccatcacacccagataatttttgtattttgggtagagatgggtttcaccatgttggccaggttggtctcaaactcctgactgcaagtgatctgcctcggcctcccaaagtgctgggattacaggcgtgagctaccacacccggcctagggTGATTTTCaagtgtctgtttttttgttgttttgttttgagaccgtctcacttggtcacccagtctggagtgcagtggcgcgatcatggctaaCTGTATCTTCAAcgtcccaggctcaggtgatcctcccacctcatcctgcagagcagctgggaccacagaggcttgccaccatgctcagctaattttttttttttttttttttttttttgagagactggatacaccatgttgcccaggctggtcttgaatgcccggactcaagtgctccacctgccttagcctcccaaagtgctgagattacaggccttaGCCACGTGGCTCTGCCTCAGGTTTCTGATTTGAGCAGTTTCTGATTTTAATAACTGGAGGATGGTGGGATCATTTACCGAGATGGAAGAGACTGAGCAAGGAAAGGTTTGGAGGCAGGAatcaagaattttattttgaatttgttaaaatttaGGATGACTATGAGCCATTCAAGTGAATATCTGAGTCCGGGGTTCAGCAGAGAAGTCTGATCTTGAGGTAAAAATTTGAGACTTGGATCAGCTTATAGTccactcattcagcaaatacttattgaCCACCTATTGTCTGCTAAATATTGGGCTATGCACTGGGGTCATTGTGGTGAACAAGAGTGTTGTAGTTCCTGCTTTTATGGAGACTGAccacagaattaaaataaaataatatgaatggCTTCTATTCATTGAGCATTTTCTTTGTGCTGGCCACTGCGCTCAGTGCCTTACATGCACTTTCTCATCCTCTCAACAACCCTGGGAGGCCcgtttttttttccagacaatgATGTCACATAGTGTATTAAACCAGATAACTAGTAAGAGAAGGTGcccagatttgaacccaggcagtctgtgGGAACTTAGAGATCAAGACTAACTTTACCTCACAGTGGCTGTGGTAAAACTGAAATCCCACACAGCTTGTCATCAGTTCTCCCTGTTCCCAAGCTCAGTGTTCTGTGCACTTGGTTAGATGACCTCTTAGTCTAGAACCCTCTTCTAAGAGACATCAGTCACCAGGCTGTACTGCCCTGCCTGATATGTGGCTGGAGGCTCAGCTGGTAACCTGTCCCTGTCCTCCATATCCCTAGGATTGTGCACCTATGCCTGCGAAAGGCTGACCAGAAGCTGGTGATCATCAAGCAGATTCCAGTGGAACAGATGACCAAGGAAGAGCGGCAGGCAGCCCAGAATGAGTGCCAGGTCCTCAAGCTGCTCAACCACCCCAATGTCATTGAGTACTACGAGAACTTCTTGGAAGACAAAGCCCTCATGATTGCCATGGAATATGCACCAGGTGGGCCAGCCTCCTTATGGTGACCTGGCTGGAGGGGCCTCTTATCTCTGGGACAGGCAGACATAGATCACCTGGCTTCCCTCCGTGGAATGAGCATGGCCAAGGGTTAGAGTTCCGGTCCCAGTTATCTGACCCTGGCTAGCCCCTTCTCTCTGTTCCCAGTGCCCTGTTATATACCTAAAAGGAGGCccgttggctcacgcctataatcccaacactttgggaggccaaggcaggtggatcatgaggtcaggagatcgagaccatcctggctaacacggggaaaccccatctctactaaaaatacaaaaaaaaaaaaaaaattagcctggcttggtggcgggcgcctgtagtctcagctacttgggaggctgaggcaggagaatggcttgaacctgggaggcggagcttgcagcagtgagccgagatcgcaccgctgcactccagcctgggtaacagagcgagactccgtctcaaaaaaaaaaaaaaaaggagaacggTTGTCGTGGTGTGAGAAAGCCTGGATCTTGATTAGTCCTTTGGGCCACAGGCGGCACTCTGGCTGAGTTCATCCAAAAGCGCTGCAATTCCCTGCTGGAGGAGGAGACCATCCTGCACTTCTTCGTGCAGATCCTGCTTGCACTGCATCATGTGCACACCCACTTCATCCTGCACCGAGACCTCAAGACCCAGAACATCCTTCTTGACAAACACCGCATGGTCGTGAAGATCGGTGATTTTGGCATCTCCAAGATCCTTAGCAGCAAGAGCAAGGCCTACACGGTGCCTGGGCATGGAGGGGACCTCCAGGGTGCTAGAAGTCTTGAGGGCCAGGACCTaaccctgcctcctcctctcctgctaaAACACCCTTGGCCCTTTGGCTCGTTTGGGTGGTCCTGCAGAAGGAAGCCCCTTGGCTTGCTTTGAGGAGAAGCTGTCCCCAAATGGCCTTATGTGCAGAGACCCTGGTCTTCCCTCCCTGCAGGGCTGTGATCCCAGCTTCTCTCCTGCAGGTGGTGGGTACCCCATGCTATATCTCCCCTGAGCTGTGTGAGGGCAAGCCCTACAACCAGAAGAGTGACATCTGGGCCCTGGGCTGTGTCCTCTATGAGCTGGCCAGCCTCAAGAGGGcttttgaggctgcggtgagtaTACGCACCCTCCAGGGGACAACTGGGAAATGTACTGCCTGCCCCAGCAGgcctcagctccagccacctcagGTTTCTCCTCTAGCTGAGTCATGTCTCTCCCTTATCAGATTACCCTAGGGGAGGGCTATGGGTGTCCCTCAGACTATGGATTTCTGAGAGTACATCTTGCCTCCCATTAGACTGAGGGCTCCTGAGGGCAGGGCTGTGGCTTTCCCAGGAGACCCTTCCAAGAGCAAGACTTGAGTTTTCCCAGCATCCTGGGGTTTCTGAGGACATAGCTGCAGCTCCCCTATCAGACTAGGGATCACTGAAAGCCAGGTTGGACTCCCCTATCAGTCTGGGAGTCCCCTCATCAGACTGAAGtctcttgagggcaaagctgttaTTATCCCAGGAGACcaggggctggagctgggggGTGCTGCCCTCACTTCCCCAACTTCCCAACCTGGTGCCTTCACAGAACCTGCCAGCACTGGTGCTGAAGATCATGAGTGGCACCTTTGCGCCCATCTCTGACCGGTACAGCCCTGAGCTGCGCCAGCTGGTCCTGAGTCTACTCAGCCTGGAGCCTGCCCAGCGGCCACCACTCAGCCACATCATGGCACAGCCCCTCTGCATCCGTGCCCTCCTCAACCTCCACACCGACGTGGGCAGTGTCCGCATGCGGAGGCCTGTGCAGGGAGAGCGAGCGGTCCTGGGTGGCAGGGTGTGGGCACCCAGTGGGAGCACAGGAGGTGTCGGGCAGAGGGAAACCTGGGGCAAGTCCTCCCTTCCTGCATGTAGGAATGTCAGGAGGGTCTGTGTCCTTAGGCCCCCATCTGTCCTACAGGGCAGAGAAGTCCGTGGCCCCCAGCAGCACAGGGAGTAGGACCACCAGTGTCCGCTGCAGAGGTAAGTGGGAAGAGGCCGCCAGTCCCCATGGACGCCACACCATTCCCATCAGTTTAACAGTCCCCATGTGCTGTACCTGCAGGTATCTCCCGGGGACCTGTGAGGCCGGCCATCCCACCACCCCTGTCATCAGTATATGCCTGGGGTGGTGGGCTGGGCACTCCCCTGCGACTGCCAATGCTCAACACAGAGGTGATCCAGGTAGCAGCTGGGCGCACACAGAAAGCCGGCGTCACGCGCTCTGGGCGTCTCATCCTGTGGGAGGTGAGCAGGCCAGTGGGTGGCCTGGACGTGTGGAGGTATAGATCCACAGCAGGGTTAGGGTGCTCAGGCGCTGCCCATCCACCTGCCCCTGCAGGCCCCACCCCTAGGTGCAGGCGGAGGCACCCTCCTCCCTGGGGCAGTGGAGCAGCCACAGCCCCAGTTCATCTCGCGTTTCCTGGAGGGCCAGTCGGGCGTGACCATCAAGCACGTGGCCTGTGGGGACTTCTTCACTGCCTGCCTGACTGGTGAGCTGTCGGGCCTACCTTGTGGGACCTGCTCTAAGGCCCCACAGAGcaccttctctcttctcttgcaAACCACGCAGTTAATGAATGCTTCTGTCTACTAGTTATGGAGTTATTGCTTCTGGCAAGTAACTATTGAGGAGATTTCCTTACACAACCTCCTTTACCCTACGGACGGGCCTGGCAAGGCAGTCATTATATTATCCTCATTTGACAAGTGGGGAcgctaaggctcagagagggtgtcacttgtccaaagtca
This genomic interval carries:
- the NEK8 gene encoding serine/threonine-protein kinase Nek8 isoform X3; its protein translation is MEKYERIRVVGRGAFGIVHLCLRKADQKLVIIKQIPVEQMTKEERQAAQNECQVLKLLNHPNVIEYYENFLEDKALMIAMEYAPGGTLAEFIQKRCNSLLEEETILHFFVQILLALHHVHTHFILHRDLKTQNILLDKHRMVVKIGDFGISKILSSKSKAYTVVGTPCYISPELCEGKPYNQKSDIWALGCVLYELASLKRAFEAANLPALVLKIMSGTFAPISDRYSPELRQLVLSLLSLEPAQRPPLSHIMAQPLCIRALLNLHTDVGSVRMRRAEKSVAPSSTGSRTTSVRCRGISRGPVRPAIPPPLSSVYAWGGGLGTPLRLPMLNTEVIQVAAGRTQKAGVTRSGRLILWEAPPLGAGGGTLLPGAVEQPQPQFISRFLEGQSGVTIKHVACGDFFTACLTDRGIIMTFGSGSNGCLGHGSLTDISQPTIVEALLGYEMVQVACGASHVLALSTERELFAWGRGDGGRLGLGTRESHSCPQQVPMPPGQEAQRVVCGIDSSMILTVPGQALACGSNRFNKLGLDHLSLGEEPVPHQQMEEALSFTLLGSAPLDQEPLLSVDLGTAHSAAVTEGEVYSWGKGARGRLGRRDEDAGLPRPVQLDETHPYTVTSVSCCHGNTLLAVRPVTDEPVPP
- the NEK8 gene encoding serine/threonine-protein kinase Nek8 isoform X5, producing the protein MKSELRVLTSAVLTSRDGLRPCHVLPRIVHLCLRKADQKLVIIKQIPVEQMTKEERQAAQNECQVLKLLNHPNVIEYYENFLEDKALMIAMEYAPGGTLAEFIQKRCNSLLEEETILHFFVQILLALHHVHTHFILHRDLKTQNILLDKHRMVVKIGDFGISKILSSKSKAYTVVGTPCYISPELCEGKPYNQKSDIWALGCVLYELASLKRAFEAANLPALVLKIMSGTFAPISDRYSPELRQLVLSLLSLEPAQRPPLSHIMAQPLCIRALLNLHTDVGSVRMRRAEKSVAPSSTGSRTTSVRCRGISRGPVRPAIPPPLSSVYAWGGGLGTPLRLPMLNTEVIQVAAGRTQKAGVTRSGRLILWEAPPLGAGGGTLLPGAVEQPQPQFISRFLEGQSGVTIKHVACGDFFTACLTDRGIIMTFGSGSNGCLGHGSLTDISQPTIVEALLGYEMVQVACGASHVLALSTERELFAWGRGDGGRLGLGTRESHSCPQQVPMPPGQEAQRVVCGIDSSMILTVPGQALACGSNRFNKLGLDHLSLGEEPVPHQQMEEALSFTLLGSAPLDQEPLLSVDLGTAHSAAVTASGDCYTFGSNQHGQLGTNARRGNRAPCKVQGLEGIKMAMVACGDAFTVAIGAEGEVYSWGKGARGRLGRRDEDAGLPRPVQLDETHPYTVTSVSCCHGNTLLAVRPVTDEPVPP
- the NEK8 gene encoding serine/threonine-protein kinase Nek8 isoform X2, giving the protein MEKYERIRVVGRGAFGIVHLCLRKADQKLVIIKQIPVEQMTKEERQAAQNECQVLKLLNHPNVIEYYENFLEDKALMIAMEYAPGGTLAEFIQKRCNSLLEEETILHFFVQILLALHHVHTHFILHRDLKTQNILLDKHRMVVKIGDFGISKILSSKSKAYTVVGTPCYISPELCEGKPYNQKSDIWALGCVLYELASLKRAFEAANLPALVLKIMSGTFAPISDRYSPELRQLVLSLLSLEPAQRPPLSHIMAQPLCIRALLNLHTDVGSVRMRRAEKSVAPSSTGSRTTSVRCRGISRGPVRPAIPPPLSSVYAWGGGLGTPLRLPMLNTEVIQVAAGRTQKAGVTRSGRLILWEAPPLGAGGGTLLPGAVEQPQPQFISRFLEGQSGVTIKHVACGDFFTACLTDRGIIMTFGSGSNGCLGHGSLTDISQPTIVEALLGYEMVQVACGASHVLALSTERELFAWGRGDGGRLGLGTRESHSCPQQVPMPPGQEAQRVVCGIDSSMILTVPGQALACGSNRFNKLGLDHLSLGEEPVPHQQMEEALSFTLLGSAPLDQEPLLSVDLGTAHSAAVTASGDCYTFGSNQHGQLGTNARRGNRAPCKVQGLEGIKMAMVACGDAFTVAIGAEGEVYSWGKGARGRLGRRDEDAGLPRPVQLDETHPYTVTSVSCCHGNTLLAVRLTDEPVPP
- the NEK8 gene encoding serine/threonine-protein kinase Nek8 isoform X8, which codes for MTKEERQAAQNECQVLKLLNHPNVIEYYENFLEDKALMIAMEYAPGGTLAEFIQKRCNSLLEEETILHFFVQILLALHHVHTHFILHRDLKTQNILLDKHRMVVKIGDFGISKILSSKSKAYTVVGTPCYISPELCEGKPYNQKSDIWALGCVLYELASLKRAFEAANLPALVLKIMSGTFAPISDRYSPELRQLVLSLLSLEPAQRPPLSHIMAQPLCIRALLNLHTDVGSVRMRRAEKSVAPSSTGSRTTSVRCRGISRGPVRPAIPPPLSSVYAWGGGLGTPLRLPMLNTEVIQVAAGRTQKAGVTRSGRLILWEAPPLGAGGGTLLPGAVEQPQPQFISRFLEGQSGVTIKHVACGDFFTACLTDRGIIMTFGSGSNGCLGHGSLTDISQPTIVEALLGYEMVQVACGASHVLALSTERELFAWGRGDGGRLGLGTRESHSCPQQVPMPPGQEAQRVVCGIDSSMILTVPGQALACGSNRFNKLGLDHLSLGEEPVPHQQMEEALSFTLLGSAPLDQEPLLSVDLGTAHSAAVTASGDCYTFGSNQHGQLGTNARRGNRAPCKVQGLEGIKMAMVACGDAFTVAIGAEGEVYSWGKGARGRLGRRDEDAGLPRPVQLDETHPYTVTSVSCCHGNTLLAVRLTDEPVPP
- the NEK8 gene encoding serine/threonine-protein kinase Nek8 isoform X6, translated to MKSELRVLTSAVLTSRDGLRPCHVLPRIVHLCLRKADQKLVIIKQIPVEQMTKEERQAAQNECQVLKLLNHPNVIEYYENFLEDKALMIAMEYAPGGTLAEFIQKRCNSLLEEETILHFFVQILLALHHVHTHFILHRDLKTQNILLDKHRMVVKIGDFGISKILSSKSKAYTVVGTPCYISPELCEGKPYNQKSDIWALGCVLYELASLKRAFEAANLPALVLKIMSGTFAPISDRYSPELRQLVLSLLSLEPAQRPPLSHIMAQPLCIRALLNLHTDVGSVRMRRAEKSVAPSSTGSRTTSVRCRGISRGPVRPAIPPPLSSVYAWGGGLGTPLRLPMLNTEVIQVAAGRTQKAGVTRSGRLILWEAPPLGAGGGTLLPGAVEQPQPQFISRFLEGQSGVTIKHVACGDFFTACLTDRGIIMTFGSGSNGCLGHGSLTDISQPTIVEALLGYEMVQVACGASHVLALSTERELFAWGRGDGGRLGLGTRESHSCPQQVPMPPGQEAQRVVCGIDSSMILTVPGQALACGSNRFNKLGLDHLSLGEEPVPHQQMEEALSFTLLGSAPLDQEPLLSVDLGTAHSAAVTASGDCYTFGSNQHGQLGTNARRGNRAPCKVQGLEGIKMAMVACGDAFTVAIGAEGEVYSWGKGARGRLGRRDEDAGLPRPVQLDETHPYTVTSVSCCHGNTLLAVRLTDEPVPP
- the NEK8 gene encoding serine/threonine-protein kinase Nek8 isoform X4 yields the protein MEKYERIRVVGRGAFGIVHLCLRKADQKLVIIKQIPVEQMTKEERQAAQNECQVLKLLNHPNVIEYYENFLEDKALMIAMEYAPGGTLAEFIQKRCNSLLEEETILHFFVQILLALHHVHTHFILHRDLKTQNILLDKHRMVVKIGDFGISKILSSKSKAYTVVGTPCYISPELCEGKPYNQKSDIWALGCVLYELASLKRAFEAANLPALVLKIMSGTFAPISDRYSPELRQLVLSLLSLEPAQRPPLSHIMAQPLCIRALLNLHTDVGSVRMRRAEKSVAPSSTGSRTTSVRCRGISRGPVRPAIPPPLSSVYAWGGGLGTPLRLPMLNTEVIQVAAGRTQKAGVTRSGRLILWEAPPLGAGGGTLLPGAVEQPQPQFISRFLEGQSGVTIKHVACGDFFTACLTDRGIIMTFGSGSNGCLGHGSLTDISQPTIVEALLGYEMVQVACGASHVLALSTERELFAWGRGDGGRLGLGTRESHSCPQQVPMPPGQEAQRVVCGIDSSMILTVPGQALACGSNRFNKLGLDHLSLGEEPVPHQQMEEALSFTLLGSAPLDQEPLLSVDLGTAHSAAVTEGEVYSWGKGARGRLGRRDEDAGLPRPVQLDETHPYTVTSVSCCHGNTLLAVRLTDEPVPP
- the NEK8 gene encoding serine/threonine-protein kinase Nek8 isoform X1 — encoded protein: MEKYERIRVVGRGAFGIVHLCLRKADQKLVIIKQIPVEQMTKEERQAAQNECQVLKLLNHPNVIEYYENFLEDKALMIAMEYAPGGTLAEFIQKRCNSLLEEETILHFFVQILLALHHVHTHFILHRDLKTQNILLDKHRMVVKIGDFGISKILSSKSKAYTVVGTPCYISPELCEGKPYNQKSDIWALGCVLYELASLKRAFEAANLPALVLKIMSGTFAPISDRYSPELRQLVLSLLSLEPAQRPPLSHIMAQPLCIRALLNLHTDVGSVRMRRAEKSVAPSSTGSRTTSVRCRGISRGPVRPAIPPPLSSVYAWGGGLGTPLRLPMLNTEVIQVAAGRTQKAGVTRSGRLILWEAPPLGAGGGTLLPGAVEQPQPQFISRFLEGQSGVTIKHVACGDFFTACLTDRGIIMTFGSGSNGCLGHGSLTDISQPTIVEALLGYEMVQVACGASHVLALSTERELFAWGRGDGGRLGLGTRESHSCPQQVPMPPGQEAQRVVCGIDSSMILTVPGQALACGSNRFNKLGLDHLSLGEEPVPHQQMEEALSFTLLGSAPLDQEPLLSVDLGTAHSAAVTASGDCYTFGSNQHGQLGTNARRGNRAPCKVQGLEGIKMAMVACGDAFTVAIGAEGEVYSWGKGARGRLGRRDEDAGLPRPVQLDETHPYTVTSVSCCHGNTLLAVRPVTDEPVPP
- the NEK8 gene encoding serine/threonine-protein kinase Nek8 isoform X7, whose amino-acid sequence is MTKEERQAAQNECQVLKLLNHPNVIEYYENFLEDKALMIAMEYAPGGTLAEFIQKRCNSLLEEETILHFFVQILLALHHVHTHFILHRDLKTQNILLDKHRMVVKIGDFGISKILSSKSKAYTVVGTPCYISPELCEGKPYNQKSDIWALGCVLYELASLKRAFEAANLPALVLKIMSGTFAPISDRYSPELRQLVLSLLSLEPAQRPPLSHIMAQPLCIRALLNLHTDVGSVRMRRAEKSVAPSSTGSRTTSVRCRGISRGPVRPAIPPPLSSVYAWGGGLGTPLRLPMLNTEVIQVAAGRTQKAGVTRSGRLILWEAPPLGAGGGTLLPGAVEQPQPQFISRFLEGQSGVTIKHVACGDFFTACLTDRGIIMTFGSGSNGCLGHGSLTDISQPTIVEALLGYEMVQVACGASHVLALSTERELFAWGRGDGGRLGLGTRESHSCPQQVPMPPGQEAQRVVCGIDSSMILTVPGQALACGSNRFNKLGLDHLSLGEEPVPHQQMEEALSFTLLGSAPLDQEPLLSVDLGTAHSAAVTASGDCYTFGSNQHGQLGTNARRGNRAPCKVQGLEGIKMAMVACGDAFTVAIGAEGEVYSWGKGARGRLGRRDEDAGLPRPVQLDETHPYTVTSVSCCHGNTLLAVRPVTDEPVPP